A genomic region of Barnesiella viscericola DSM 18177 contains the following coding sequences:
- a CDS encoding SusC/RagA family TonB-linked outer membrane protein has protein sequence MLLLFLLGILPSAWGQQTNVTLNMKNVPIKSVLSQIEKATNYYVFFYTDNLNAELSKRVNVTVNDTPVVTVLNQIFSSTHISYEIKNRRQISLFWVEKPASTAKASPTVKSNKIQISGIVSDVKGEPLIGASVRVLGTTVGTMADVNGAYKLEVSPGDVLEASFIGYDSRQVKVGESQNRLNFVLREGVSSLDDIVVVGYSSQKKETVTGSISMVTTKDLLQSPQANISNALGGRIPGLLSVQRSGEPGQDMSTLRIRGVGTFASDDGSQDPLIMVDGIEVNNLNDIDPNEVESLSILKDASATAVYGVRGANGVILITTKRGELGKPKISFSTNIAITDFPMLNEPMNSYDYARAYNTAQAYDYYTQLSYNPLYSDEAIEAYRTGSDPLFYPDINWYDYMLKDFSTQTQTNFNVSGGTERVKYFVSLGVFTQDGMLDTSIYDPGYSYQIAFRRYNMRSNFDINVTKNLLLSIDVSNQMGNLQNPNWNTGAIIESLNSTPSNAAPGVIDNKVVTISEVYGSGKNPASPYTRGWKSKYENNLNLSGRFTYKMDYLLKGFSLRGALSYKSYSTETKTYNDRGITYDLRHAGDELIYVPSTDPGKLTYQGTNTRNIRVYSEIGAEYTGKFGLHTVTGLILYNQGKYYNPTLKYNIPNGYQGLVGRVTYNYGNRYLAEVNVGYNGTENFAPGKRFGWFPAYSLGWVLTEEPYFPRNEVLSFLKVRGSYGIVGNDKIGGDRFLYLPSVYTYTGNDAYYFGDVGSTYVGYKGSNESKAGNPDLTWEKAIKWNVGADIKFWGDRIGLTFDYFMEHRDNILCNRNTVPTIIGISASNLPAYNMGRMRNSGWDGEISIGDNIGDWSYFVKANFTYAHNKILEQDEVIRNEDYLYRTGLRYGQFFGYVADGLFNSWEEVNAADRPEYVMANNNNKIQPGDIRYVDINGDGKINDDDQVPIGYSNFPEIMYGISLGGSYKNLDVSVLFQGAAHVSNMPSRRIMRGFYEYTGANKDLLKSWSYERLINNQEIVYPRYGVNGIGHNYVTSTYWLEDASYLRLKNVEIGYTFRQEALRKVGIGSIRVYVNGSNLLTWADMLPGQDPEVANGGVTNSEPYPVTRVFNLGLNVNF, from the coding sequence ATGTTATTGCTGTTTTTGCTGGGTATTCTTCCGAGTGCCTGGGGGCAACAGACTAATGTTACGTTGAACATGAAGAATGTCCCCATCAAGAGTGTTTTGTCGCAAATCGAAAAAGCGACAAACTACTATGTTTTTTTCTACACCGATAATTTGAATGCCGAATTGTCGAAACGGGTAAATGTGACTGTCAACGATACTCCGGTTGTTACGGTGCTGAATCAGATTTTCAGTTCTACCCATATTTCGTACGAAATAAAAAACCGGCGACAGATCAGCCTGTTCTGGGTAGAGAAACCGGCTTCGACCGCCAAGGCTTCACCCACTGTCAAGAGTAATAAGATACAGATTTCGGGTATCGTATCCGATGTCAAGGGCGAGCCGCTTATCGGCGCCAGTGTGCGGGTGCTGGGCACTACCGTAGGTACGATGGCCGACGTGAACGGAGCCTATAAACTGGAAGTGTCGCCGGGTGATGTATTGGAGGCTTCGTTTATTGGTTATGATTCTCGACAAGTAAAGGTGGGTGAATCGCAAAACCGATTAAATTTTGTATTAAGAGAAGGAGTCAGTTCGCTCGATGATATTGTGGTGGTAGGATATAGTTCGCAGAAGAAAGAGACGGTAACCGGTTCTATCTCCATGGTGACAACCAAAGACCTTCTGCAATCTCCCCAAGCCAATATCAGTAATGCTTTGGGGGGTAGAATCCCGGGATTGTTGAGTGTGCAACGTAGCGGTGAGCCGGGACAGGACATGTCGACCCTGCGCATTCGTGGTGTGGGTACTTTTGCTAGCGATGATGGGTCGCAGGATCCCTTGATCATGGTCGACGGTATTGAGGTGAATAATCTCAACGATATTGACCCCAACGAGGTGGAGTCACTCTCTATCCTGAAAGATGCCTCGGCTACGGCTGTGTATGGTGTGCGAGGCGCCAATGGTGTGATTCTCATCACAACGAAACGTGGTGAACTGGGAAAACCCAAAATCAGTTTCTCGACCAACATTGCCATTACCGACTTTCCGATGCTGAACGAGCCGATGAACTCGTATGACTATGCCCGGGCTTATAATACCGCACAGGCCTACGATTATTATACGCAGCTTTCGTATAACCCCTTGTACTCCGACGAGGCTATTGAGGCCTATCGCACGGGGTCCGATCCGCTCTTCTATCCTGACATAAATTGGTATGACTACATGTTGAAAGATTTTTCGACTCAGACTCAAACCAACTTTAACGTAAGCGGCGGTACCGAAAGGGTGAAATATTTCGTGTCGTTGGGTGTCTTTACCCAAGATGGTATGCTTGATACGAGCATTTATGATCCCGGATATAGCTATCAGATAGCATTCCGTCGATACAACATGCGTTCTAATTTTGATATAAATGTGACCAAGAACCTGTTGTTAAGTATCGATGTATCTAATCAAATGGGTAATCTGCAAAATCCTAACTGGAATACAGGAGCAATTATCGAGTCATTGAATTCAACACCATCAAATGCAGCACCAGGAGTAATCGACAACAAAGTGGTAACGATAAGTGAGGTCTATGGTAGTGGTAAAAATCCGGCTTCACCCTATACGAGAGGTTGGAAATCGAAATATGAGAATAACCTGAACTTGTCGGGGCGCTTTACTTATAAAATGGATTATCTGCTTAAAGGTTTTTCGTTGCGGGGGGCTCTTTCGTACAAGAGTTACAGTACTGAGACCAAAACCTATAATGACCGGGGCATTACCTATGACCTCCGTCATGCTGGTGACGAACTCATTTATGTACCCTCTACCGATCCGGGTAAACTTACTTATCAAGGGACTAATACCCGCAACATACGGGTTTACTCCGAAATTGGAGCCGAGTACACCGGGAAATTCGGATTGCATACGGTTACTGGATTGATCTTGTATAATCAGGGTAAATACTATAATCCGACATTGAAATACAATATTCCTAACGGTTATCAAGGCCTGGTGGGTCGTGTAACCTATAATTATGGCAACCGCTATTTGGCCGAAGTCAATGTGGGTTACAACGGAACCGAGAACTTTGCCCCCGGCAAGCGGTTCGGCTGGTTTCCAGCTTATTCGTTGGGTTGGGTCTTGACCGAGGAGCCTTATTTCCCTCGAAACGAAGTGTTATCGTTCTTGAAAGTAAGAGGATCGTATGGTATTGTAGGAAATGATAAGATTGGAGGTGATAGATTCTTGTATTTACCTTCGGTATATACTTATACGGGTAATGATGCCTATTACTTTGGAGATGTAGGTTCTACTTATGTCGGGTATAAGGGATCGAATGAAAGTAAAGCCGGTAATCCCGATTTGACGTGGGAAAAAGCCATCAAATGGAATGTGGGTGCCGACATCAAGTTCTGGGGCGACCGCATCGGCCTTACTTTCGATTACTTCATGGAGCACCGCGACAATATCTTGTGTAATCGCAACACCGTGCCTACCATCATTGGTATATCGGCCTCGAACCTGCCGGCCTACAACATGGGTCGCATGCGCAACTCGGGTTGGGACGGCGAGATTTCAATTGGCGACAACATCGGTGATTGGAGCTATTTCGTGAAAGCCAACTTTACCTATGCTCACAATAAGATTTTGGAGCAGGACGAGGTGATACGCAACGAAGACTATCTCTATCGCACGGGCTTGCGTTATGGACAGTTCTTCGGTTATGTAGCTGATGGCCTCTTCAACTCGTGGGAGGAGGTGAATGCCGCCGACCGTCCCGAGTATGTGATGGCCAATAACAACAATAAGATTCAGCCGGGTGATATCCGTTATGTCGACATCAATGGCGACGGCAAAATCAATGACGACGACCAAGTCCCCATTGGATACTCCAATTTCCCCGAAATCATGTATGGTATTTCGCTGGGAGGGTCATACAAGAACCTCGATGTCTCAGTGCTCTTCCAAGGAGCCGCACATGTGTCGAATATGCCGTCACGACGTATCATGCGGGGGTTCTACGAATATACGGGAGCCAATAAAGACCTGTTGAAGAGTTGGAGTTACGAACGACTCATCAATAATCAGGAGATTGTTTATCCCCGCTATGGTGTCAATGGAATAGGACATAACTATGTGACCTCGACCTACTGGTTGGAAGATGCCTCATACCTGCGTTTGAAGAATGTCGAGATAGGCTATACCTTCCGTCAAGAGGCACTGAGAAAAGTAGGCATCGGTTCAATAAGAGTTTATGTCAACGGTAGCAACCTGCTCACGTGGGCCGACATGCTGCCGGGACAAGATCCCGAGGTGGCTAATGGTGGGGTGACCAACAGTGAGCCCTATCCGGTGACCCGGGTATTCAATCTGGGATTGAATGTGAATTTTTAA
- a CDS encoding RagB/SusD family nutrient uptake outer membrane protein has product MYLKNINPKRLRQLISPLLIILVLVLPAAVVSCEDMMGNYLEKPPGGDVTEDTIFSSKTQLETFMTSIYQMGIHSNLGYASVKSNIYSNRDENIFAGACDEAETCANWYRMNWWNEGSISANRIDDSRFDYRFIAIRKVTVLLDRIYDVPDITPEYRDQLIAEAKLIRALNYFEMMKRYGGMPIIRERLQLDDNLKIPRASLREMLNFILQDIDEAYPALLDNALQNLRGRMHKGVALALKSKVLLYAASPLFNTNVPYLDFGANNNLICLNEPKNMVWWERAAAVADSCIRWAEQNGCYLITDQGVDANYQYSWEVYDNPEIILAEKCSSGMGCWNRPWSGIIPSTIIAGSSGTNGTTPLLNFVRKYEDREGNKVEWNGGDDLQAKMANLDRRFSQTIAYNLSWWNSQTPEVQLWEANAELGVSAGKHIKDCYGGFWLHKLVSPSIMRPDNQNPVPNSTLFQLNEIYLNFAEAMNEAYGPDDRHGFKYTAREAINIIRQRSGQPAILSGSGAYPDFRELVRNERAIELAFDNHRFWDVRRWMIAEEDGVMSGPMYGIKIYWISTSPQEFRYTPYLYENRTFTKKMYLHPFSTNEVNKGYLIQNPGY; this is encoded by the coding sequence ATGTATTTGAAAAATATAAATCCGAAAAGGCTGAGGCAACTGATTTCTCCTCTGCTGATCATATTGGTTTTGGTCCTGCCCGCTGCGGTGGTTTCGTGCGAGGATATGATGGGTAACTACTTGGAGAAACCACCGGGAGGAGATGTGACCGAGGATACTATTTTTTCGTCGAAGACTCAGTTGGAGACCTTCATGACTAGTATTTACCAGATGGGTATTCACTCCAATTTGGGATATGCTTCGGTAAAATCCAATATTTATTCCAATCGAGACGAGAATATCTTTGCCGGAGCTTGTGACGAGGCTGAAACCTGTGCCAACTGGTATCGTATGAACTGGTGGAACGAAGGTTCTATTTCGGCCAACCGTATCGATGATTCCCGATTTGATTATCGGTTTATTGCTATCAGAAAAGTGACGGTGTTGCTTGATCGCATCTACGATGTACCTGATATTACCCCCGAGTATAGAGACCAGTTGATTGCCGAGGCTAAACTCATACGAGCCTTGAACTATTTCGAGATGATGAAACGGTATGGCGGTATGCCTATCATTCGCGAGCGCTTGCAACTGGACGACAACTTGAAGATACCCCGCGCTAGTTTGCGCGAGATGCTCAATTTCATCTTGCAGGATATCGATGAAGCTTATCCGGCTCTGCTCGACAATGCGTTGCAGAATTTACGGGGACGCATGCACAAGGGCGTAGCCTTGGCTTTGAAGTCGAAAGTGTTGCTCTATGCCGCCAGTCCGTTATTTAATACGAATGTACCCTATCTTGATTTTGGAGCTAACAACAATCTTATCTGTTTGAATGAACCTAAGAATATGGTGTGGTGGGAACGCGCGGCAGCTGTGGCCGATTCGTGTATCCGCTGGGCCGAACAGAATGGCTGTTATTTGATAACCGATCAAGGTGTCGATGCCAACTATCAATATAGTTGGGAGGTCTATGACAATCCTGAAATTATTCTGGCGGAGAAATGTTCTTCTGGCATGGGGTGTTGGAATCGTCCATGGTCAGGTATTATACCTAGTACAATTATTGCCGGTAGTTCAGGCACCAACGGTACGACCCCGTTGTTGAATTTCGTGCGCAAGTATGAAGACCGAGAGGGAAACAAGGTTGAGTGGAATGGCGGTGATGATTTGCAAGCTAAGATGGCTAATCTTGACAGACGTTTCTCCCAAACGATTGCCTATAATTTGTCGTGGTGGAATTCACAGACGCCTGAGGTGCAATTATGGGAGGCTAACGCTGAGTTAGGTGTCTCAGCTGGGAAACACATCAAAGATTGTTACGGGGGATTTTGGTTGCATAAATTGGTTTCCCCATCGATTATGAGGCCTGATAATCAAAATCCGGTACCCAATTCGACCCTCTTTCAATTGAACGAAATCTATTTGAATTTTGCTGAGGCCATGAACGAGGCTTACGGACCCGACGATCGCCACGGCTTCAAGTACACGGCCCGTGAGGCCATCAACATCATACGTCAGCGTTCGGGGCAGCCGGCTATCCTGTCGGGTAGCGGAGCTTACCCTGATTTCAGAGAACTGGTGCGTAATGAGCGAGCCATCGAGCTGGCCTTCGACAATCACCGGTTCTGGGACGTGCGCCGTTGGATGATAGCCGAGGAAGACGGCGTGATGAGCGGTCCCATGTATGGTATTAAAATCTACTGGATCAGTACGAGCCCTCAGGAATTCCGTTATACCCCGTACCTGTATGAGAACCGCACGTTTACAAAGAAGATGTATCTGCACCCGTTCTCTACCAACGAGGTCAATAAGGGATATTTGATACAGAACCCAGGTTATTAA
- a CDS encoding SusC/RagA family TonB-linked outer membrane protein — protein sequence MKHRMFLLVQGLLFAGLLSAQVVVTDSASTERLVPIAYGERPDWEMTGAVSSVKGDELIKSFTTNVANTLYGRLPGLTVGQQSSEPGDDAPTLHARGIGTFGSGRDVTIIIDGFPSTYELFQQLSPQEIESVNLLKDAASAAIYGNKAANGVLLVKTKRGVNAPLELKLGVRFGMQQATRLPDFLDSYDYARLYNEAMVNDYGPGSEVYSAADLDAYKNGTDKYRYPNVNWYDQLLRKLSPIADYNLSARGGSDVVRYFVLLNVATNSGLYKGIEKESDYTKDFSYTRYNFRTNVDVKLSKRISSEFTLGGSVEDRVNPGRVRNNVSGEYSTNVFNLMAKLPPNAFPVYYEDGRIGGNSAYYNPWAEITETGYYSTNRRAAQLSAKLIGDLGMITPGLSISGAVGFNTIYKSYTIASREYARYDLSGQSFGEVSAMSISESAYNQWRNFVVHGFLNYDRTFGAHHVDAMLMGGYEEYNVSTTDLPYKDIVSGGRLTYSYDKRYVGEFSFAYSGCDNYAPGKRFGFFPAGSLGYVISNEEFLKGNRVIDYLKLRASYGLTGNKDNGSTRFPYNQYYTGGNYYLGESNTATYYYVQNYYANPDATWEKDTKFNIGFDAILFDRLSITADYFKERRYDILTMPYDVLPSFVGFERPELNIGEVSNQGFEAVVRYTGKETRDLTWFVEASAWFARNKIIYNAEAPQNYDYQYRTGHRVDQPFLLESLGFFNDQAEIDQSPTQTFATVQPGDLKYADLNNDDRIDAEDYKAIGYTDVPECTLGLHAGATYKGFDFDILFQGAVNRSVYWSGSYFEAFQNDGQISSIALNRWTEDTKATATYPRLSASNNQNNYQSSSFWQKNGDFLKLRSLEIGYTIPSNLTKKIKIEGIRVFANGTNLFSLDHMDGFTDPETLTGYPAMRTVSLGLSVQL from the coding sequence ATGAAACATAGAATGTTTTTACTGGTGCAAGGATTGTTGTTTGCCGGGCTGTTGTCGGCACAGGTAGTCGTTACCGACTCGGCATCGACCGAGAGGCTTGTCCCGATTGCTTACGGTGAACGTCCCGATTGGGAAATGACAGGAGCCGTATCTTCGGTAAAAGGAGATGAACTTATCAAGTCGTTTACGACAAATGTGGCCAATACGTTATACGGCCGGTTGCCTGGGCTTACGGTAGGGCAGCAGAGCAGCGAACCGGGTGACGATGCTCCCACTTTGCATGCCAGGGGTATAGGTACGTTTGGGTCGGGACGCGATGTAACTATTATTATAGATGGTTTCCCTTCTACCTATGAGTTATTTCAGCAACTTTCTCCACAAGAAATCGAGTCGGTCAACTTGTTGAAAGATGCTGCATCGGCGGCTATTTACGGGAATAAGGCTGCTAACGGTGTACTGCTCGTGAAGACAAAGCGAGGTGTGAATGCTCCGTTGGAGTTAAAACTGGGGGTACGGTTCGGTATGCAACAGGCTACCCGGTTACCCGATTTCCTGGATTCGTATGATTATGCCCGGTTGTACAACGAGGCGATGGTCAACGATTACGGGCCGGGTTCCGAAGTCTATTCGGCGGCTGATTTGGACGCCTATAAAAATGGCACCGATAAATATCGCTATCCCAACGTAAACTGGTATGACCAGCTTTTGCGCAAACTCTCACCGATAGCCGACTATAACCTGTCGGCCCGAGGCGGTTCCGATGTCGTTCGTTATTTCGTTTTGCTCAATGTAGCAACTAACAGTGGTTTGTACAAGGGAATCGAAAAGGAGTCGGACTATACGAAAGATTTCTCATATACACGTTACAATTTCAGAACTAATGTCGATGTGAAACTGTCGAAGCGCATATCTTCGGAGTTTACGTTGGGAGGTAGTGTAGAAGATCGGGTGAATCCGGGTCGTGTGAGAAACAACGTGAGTGGTGAGTACAGTACCAATGTATTCAACCTGATGGCCAAACTTCCGCCCAACGCATTTCCCGTATATTACGAAGATGGTCGGATAGGAGGTAACTCGGCTTATTATAATCCTTGGGCCGAGATTACCGAGACCGGGTACTATTCGACCAACCGACGGGCTGCTCAACTGTCGGCCAAATTGATTGGCGATTTGGGTATGATTACCCCGGGATTGAGTATTTCGGGGGCCGTAGGATTCAATACCATTTACAAGTCCTATACGATTGCTTCGCGCGAATATGCACGTTATGATTTGAGTGGGCAGTCCTTTGGAGAGGTGTCGGCGATGTCGATAAGTGAGAGTGCTTATAATCAGTGGCGTAATTTTGTGGTTCATGGCTTTTTGAATTACGATCGCACCTTCGGAGCCCACCACGTCGATGCCATGTTGATGGGTGGATATGAAGAGTATAACGTCTCGACGACCGATTTGCCCTATAAGGATATTGTATCGGGAGGGCGGTTGACCTATTCGTACGACAAGCGGTATGTAGGTGAGTTTTCGTTTGCCTACTCGGGTTGCGATAACTACGCTCCCGGTAAGAGGTTCGGCTTCTTCCCTGCTGGGTCATTGGGGTATGTCATCTCCAACGAGGAGTTCCTGAAAGGAAACCGTGTGATTGACTATCTGAAACTGCGGGCCTCGTATGGGCTTACCGGTAACAAGGATAACGGTTCTACCCGTTTCCCCTATAACCAATATTATACGGGAGGAAATTACTACTTGGGAGAATCGAATACTGCGACTTATTACTATGTGCAGAACTATTATGCCAATCCTGATGCTACGTGGGAGAAAGATACGAAATTTAACATTGGGTTTGATGCCATTCTTTTTGATCGGTTGAGTATTACGGCTGACTATTTTAAGGAGCGCCGTTACGATATTCTCACGATGCCGTATGATGTGCTGCCCAGTTTTGTCGGGTTCGAACGTCCCGAGTTAAATATCGGCGAGGTGAGCAACCAAGGCTTCGAAGCTGTGGTTCGCTATACCGGCAAGGAGACGAGAGATCTTACCTGGTTTGTCGAGGCCAGTGCTTGGTTCGCCCGCAATAAGATTATCTACAATGCTGAGGCTCCCCAAAACTACGATTATCAGTATCGCACCGGCCATCGTGTCGATCAGCCCTTCTTACTCGAATCGCTCGGATTCTTCAACGACCAGGCCGAGATAGACCAGTCGCCTACGCAGACTTTTGCTACGGTTCAGCCGGGCGACTTGAAATATGCCGATTTGAATAACGACGACCGCATCGATGCCGAGGATTACAAAGCCATTGGTTATACCGACGTGCCCGAATGTACCTTGGGCCTGCATGCTGGAGCCACCTATAAGGGATTCGATTTCGATATTCTGTTCCAGGGGGCCGTTAACCGGTCGGTCTATTGGAGCGGTTCCTATTTCGAAGCCTTCCAGAATGACGGGCAGATATCGTCGATAGCATTGAACCGTTGGACCGAGGATACTAAGGCCACGGCTACTTATCCTCGTCTCTCGGCGTCGAACAATCAAAATAATTATCAATCCTCCTCTTTCTGGCAGAAAAACGGTGATTTCTTGAAACTCCGTTCGTTGGAGATTGGATACACGATACCGTCGAACTTAACCAAGAAAATAAAAATCGAGGGTATCCGAGTTTTTGCGAACGGAACCAATCTGTTCTCGCTGGATCATATGGACGGATTTACCGACCCTGAAACCCTTACTGGCTATCCGGCCATGAGGACGGTAAGTTTAGGCCTCAGTGTTCAACTTTAA